The DNA region TGTTTGACAAGCCCGTCTCTCCACTGTTGACATGTGCCTTTATGGCCAGAGACTGGCCAGACGCCAGGGGCATCTGGTAGGGTCTATTCAGCTCTTCTGCACGTCTGCTGTGTGGTTATTACAGCTCTAACTTCCACATCCTGATCCAtgttaatgatatatttaaCATATATTTATAAATCCTGTGAAGCTCAATAGATGAATTCAGTTATTGTCGTGTTTCTGATGCATGTTGGTGGTTTTCGTGTTTCCAATTAAGTGTTAACTGACGTTGCACAAATGAAATCTGCCCAGACAAACAGCATGAATATCAGAGTGTCTATGAAACCAGGTCCTTTGTGACTGTGAGTCATCTCCGGTAATGAAAATCCGGAGGAGCTCTTTATTTAGTTCCTTTAGCTGGTTCTCCTCAGGCACAACAATGACAAGACCTTCCTGATCTGGGTGAACGAGGAGGACCACACCAGAGTCATCTCCATGGAGAAAGGAGGCAACATGAAGAGGGTGTTTGAGAGGTTCTGCACTGGACTCAAACAGGTACAGAGTCAGTCTGATGACGGCAAttacatcatttattatttaaactCGATTATAAAGAATGTTTAGCACATTTTCATTgcttaaaattatttaaatgacagaaatatttgaaaaaatttacattttccaaacaaaaaccaaacaaatccAGCTCCTACttagaaaatgtataatataagtatatataatGTACTGTAATGGTGTACTTTTAATCCAGATAATATGTTATAGTTacagaaatatgaataaaaataatgtttttgttctttttaatggAATTAAAAGTTGTAAACATCATGTCAGAGTAGCCTGGGACTCTGGGACATGATGAtactgtttcttctttttctttttgcctaaAAATTGAATAATTAGTCTTTGATTTAGGGAGCCTCAGATCATGACTTCCTCAGTGTCCCTGGGAAAAGGAAGTGCAAACAGGATTTCTTATTGATCTTAATGGTTTTGGAGTGACTGAGTGATTGTCTGTGTCCCACAGGTGGAGCTTCTGATCAAGGAGAGAGGCTGGGAGTTCATGTGGAACGAGCGTCTGGGCTACATCCTCACGTGTCCCTCCAACCTGGGCACCGGCCTCAGGGCGGGCGTGCACGTACGCCTGCCAAAACTCAGcaaggtgacacacacacacacacacacacacacacacacacacacacacacacacacacacacacaaatgtcccACTCACACTATAACCAGCAGTGGTCGTTTTTCTATGGAGGTTAAAATGGCCTGtgtataatattaatatatataattataccAAAGCACCGTACTGGAGGAGgcaacaaaacaataatttaaggtccatttagtggctgttctggagctttcaatcacacAGTCTGCCTCAGGAGATGTTTTTGCACGTTTTGTCATGGAATTTCTGATCAGTCTGAtctatatttttcctttttgttaacAAATTACGTGAAAATATAGAACAAGTTTTAGGAGATCCATGTGTATGACGGCCTGACATCTTCCTCTGTTGTCCAAAAAccactaaaaacacattaatgagccTCACTGCTGCACTTTTCCGGTAGTTTATTTAGActccacacacaccttcctgcTGCTAGAGCACCAAGCGTGTGTTaatccaccgctgaaaatagtccccaacaaatgcaccatttcCTCTTGTGTAAGTAAGGCTGCATtaaaaaactacagtgaccagcagttttaggaaattactgtgctgatgaagatcatgtgtcaaaagctccagagcagctattCACTGGACCGTGTGGTGGACTGATCTGTCAACCAGCGTTTGCAAGGTCAagactttaaactttaaatctCAACTTTAGCCCAAAGTGTTCGCAGGATGCACTTATATGAACTCTGTGTATTTACTTGTAATCAATATTACTTCCTGCATTCGTGATTTTGCAAATAATTTGCTGCGAACGGTTGAAATTACTCTGCAGGACCCACGTTTCAGCAAAATCCTCGACAACTTGCGGCTGCAGAAGAGAGGCACAGGAGGAGTGGACACGGCTGCTACTGGAGACACCTTCGACATTTCCAACAACGACCGTCTCGGCAAATCTGAGGTgaagatcaatcaatcaatcaatcaattttttatatattttttccaaatttAAAAGCATCAACAAAAATGTATTATGCATCTTTACTTTAACTTTGTTTTCCATGTCTGATGAAATggcagtgaaaaacaaaactagcaTTAAATCGCTAGCTCACAAAGGTTTTCATGATATTAACATCGTAATAGGGTTTGTCTTTGTCAGGATAATTCAGGATATGCATTTGAATTAAGATTAAATGTTCAGGTATTTTGTTAATCTAGTGAATTTTAGATCAGGCGTACAGCattcaaaaaatatttaagactatttaacactttttaagGCCCTTTATTAGTTAATGTGAATTTATGTGCAGTCTATGAGATCAACTACAACTTTGATCTGTGATCCAAAGTACTTGTTctagccactgacaggctcagattgttattctaagtgtgtgatagcattacagaaaggatccctacagaaagagacctggaagatccttttggtttaaccccaaacagccgttatatcgctctctgcaaacacaccagactccattcacaaaaacagtgatttagtCTCAGAGAACAataggagttgctggtctactgctgctttgatcagttagtttgtttgttattctgtaattttggtgttttaaagagaaGAACGCAATGTTTTTGTAACACACATAAACGAACCAATAGAAGTGGGAGTAGAACAGCAATTCCAGTGTTTTGCagggtaaaattagtgtttttgtcaatggagtctggtgtgtttgaagagagctacgtaaaaactgtaattttacctctccTTGGATTTCAGGCTCCCAAATCTAGGAGCAACACGATGTACTCTgccgttgttgttgctgttggggTTCAAGTTGGTGAAATTGGAGACATTTAGATTCAGAACAACAAAACTGGCTCTTAAACAGTTTGCAAGTTGAACCAACTGTGAACCAGAATTTGTTGGAGGATCTGaggctgttttgttgttgtggaaaTGAACTTTGGTGTGTGCTGTTTGCAGGTGGAGCTGGTCCAGCTATTGATCGACGGGGTCAACTACCTGATCGAGTGCgagaagaagctggagaaggGGCAGGACATCAGAGTCCCAGCTCCCATCGCTCAGTTTAGGAAATAGAAAGCCGGACTCATGGTGCCATCGGTGTTGGCGGGAGGACAGATCTCTGTTCCCGCCCACACTGAGCCTGCGGAGCGACGTCTGTCCACCGCTACAGAGGAGGTTGTTCTTTAGGGAAACCTAATCTTAGACCTGATCTGCAGTTAGGGGGAAGTTCTACCTCATGTTAAGGTCTTCAATAAAGCCCACAGTATTTAACACACTGACTCTGCTGAGTTTTACTTCACTTATCTGTCATCTTATTATCAATCTCAGTGGtacttttaaacctgggccttatCTTTACACatattggatttgaaatgactggtcAAGTAGATTGCCTCAGCTACAATAGCTgtaacataatcctttggggcactgacaggctcaggttgtgtctgacagcattatgaaaaggatccctacagagagagacctggaagatcccttttgtttgaccagaaacagctATTATATTACTTTCTTcatagccaccagactccattgaaaaaaacagtaattttcgCAGAACattggagctgctggtctacagATGCTGCTGAGGttctttgtattattttgtgtgaCACAAATATCATGTTGAATCTGAATTAACCTTTtgaaacacaaaagtcacacaataacacaaacaaactaactgatcgaagcagcagcagaccagcaacccCCATGTTCAGCACGgtaaaaattactgtttttctcaatggagtctggtggctatgAAGAAAGTAATATAACAGCCgtttctggtcaaacaaaaatGAGCATAAATAACTAGCTACCGATAAAAACTCAATGAAAAACTCCCAGATtcaaataactaaaataattaAACACATCTGAAACAGCAATGAAAGGGGGAAGAAAATCAAGAAGATATAAAATCAATAGAAGCCTTAAGAATTCACTAAAAATGACGAGTGGCAGAAGTAAATACGCTGGGGCCTAAAAGATATTATCAAAATGCTCCTCCACACCAGACTCTACAACTCAAAGCAGCCACTCGACAGACAAATATGTATCTGATGTTAATAAACACAACAGTACAGGTTTGATTAAGCATCCATCACCAAACTTTATTCAGTAACGACCCTCTTTCCTCCACCTGCAGTCAAATGTTTCGCCTCAAAAGGTGCAACTGCATCCAGTCTTTACTTTGCCGTGCTGCTATTCATCAGCCATTAGAATACATTAATTAACGGCCAATGGCGTTGAGTTTATTGGTGGAGGAAAGCCAATCAGACCTGCTGCTCGGAGACAAACTGCAGGCCGAGGACGCATCGCAGTGCTAGAACCAATCAGAGCTTCAAATGCGTCGCTCTCAGAATGAAAATATCATCGGTGAAGATGGACTGGAGCTGGTaaaagagataaataaacaaaacacgAGGAAAAAAAGTGCCTgggaaactgaaaatgtgaacaCACCCGACTTCCTGTcagcaaaacaaataatataacGCTCGGTGACACTATGCACCTCTCTGGGAGGCCGACAGAGGTGGGAGAGTTTTAATTTGAAGAGACTTTTCACCTACATTTCAAATTCTGCATCAGTGACAAACTTTAATTTTGATGCACGGCAACGGGTGATTTCACAACGTACAGTGTATCTTAAAGGgggaaaagcaaaaagaaaaataggaaGGAGACAACAGATATAAACAACAGCATTAGATGCTGtgcacttttcaaaacaagaGCTTAAAAATCTGTAAACAGGTCTGCATAAGCTAATGATTAATCTGAGAGtaaaaacattcaacatttaagTAAGCAGAACagcacttgttttgttttttttgtttaattttctgacattttccttTCCAGGATGCCACCTCTGacaattttcttattttttttctaaaaagaaaTCAGTAGAAAGAAGTCAAAACAACCAAAAGGTGACACCTAGAGGCCAGAGCCCGCCTATTCACCGAAGAGTGAAGTGAAAGAGAAACACGAGGCTCTACTGGAGGAGTGGTTGAAGAGTGCTAAAACAATGCAGGTATGCAAGAACAGGGCGTCTCTGTAAGAGtcggggggggtgggggggaaggaggggaCTCtccaaacaggaaacagagggGAGCGTCGGTGCGGTGTCGTCAGTCAACGGGCCGcttttcactgtgtttctttgtgaaCTCATCGGCGTTCTTCATGAATTTGGCGCGGTCTTTGCTGTATTCCTCCGCCAGGTCGGCCCTCAGCGGGTGCTCCGGCTGGGGGGCGTTCACCAGTTTGATCAGACTCTGGATCACTGGAGGAGAGACGACGGTGGGGGGGCGAGAGTGAGAACATGCAAGACAAAACTCACAGActttacacaataaaaaaataaataaaaatcacgTTCCGGCTCGCCGCGAGctttttcaggcattttttagttaatttggtcgttaaactgatgttggagcttctaacaggctgcgtttcttcttctgctgctttaaatgtgtctcttggatTCATTTCCTACTTTACtgcagctaaagtcaaagtcatctttattttatttctacatttttccttttatataAATCTGTCCTGGTACAATCGGAGTGAGAAGAAACATCTCGAATCCTGACCacttttccttaaaaaaaaaagaaaagacgtGAACACCCCTCCCCCCTTGTCGCCTCACCGTCGCAGGTTTTCGTAGCCGGCTTCCAGTTCTCCACGCTGATGATGGGCAGACAGACCTGGCCCTTCTCGTCGATGTTGGGATGGTAGATTTTTGTCTTGAAGGTGATCTTGGGGGGCTTGAAGGGGTACTCCGCGGGGAAGATGAGCTCAATCCGAAACGCCCCTTTGTCATATGGAGGACACTCCTGGGAGAAAACAAGAGGGGCGGTTGTCTCGTTACGCTATTAGAGATTTTATCAACATTTTCAAGTAATAAACACGAGTTCATCGGGTCGACACTTACAGGAACGATCAGTCCTTGCCAGGTCAAAATATTTGATTCATCCACTTGAATACTGCGGAAGTTCTTAATCCCAGTTTTGCGGATGTCATCAAGCTcctgaaaagaaacacaatttGATTTAAGAATTGGATAAAACCCAGAGATCACAGGATATACATGTTCCTACACACTCAGGTGCCGttttattagttacacctgtacAATGTAATGCACCTGTTGTACCCTTATGATGCCTATAACAGTCAGGTGTTAACTTAATTAGATGTTTTAGCACCGACATCATCCTGTAGTTGGTGGTGGTGTCGTACATCATATTCATAagtgtttctaatattctgcCCCCCTCAGGTGtataaatacaaacaataagTACAATGAGCTtaataataaacaattacatttaaacatttccaGCAATGTCAACAAAAGGTGAGCATCATAAAAGCAGGATTCAGGTATTTATTGATAGATTGTGCTGCTGTAgctaataaagtggccactgagtgCACTGATGGTGACGCTTCAGACAAGCAGATCAAAATCTGCCTCGTGAAAGTGATTCACAGGAGCTGTTTAATAAATCCAGTCCAGTCACATCCGCTCTGCTCCACTTATCCTCTGCAGAGCGTCTCCTCCATCTACAGCTGCAAGATCATCCGGacctttgtttaatttaatgtttcagtGAGAGCTTAGCGGTGTAGCTCAGTGTGCGTGGTATAAAAATACATACGTGACGAGGCAGCATAACCTTCAGGACTGTCGAGGGATTTCAGGAAGAGCCGGCTCTTCCCGTCACGGTGACTAACACAGACAACCCCAGAAACTACAGCCTCATggcaaaaccaaaaccaaaaccaaaaccaaaactggTCATTTAAACGGTTTGAGTAAAAAGAAAGTCAGAAATCTCttgattccagcttctcacatgtgaatattttctggatTCACTGCTCttctatgacagtaaactggccATCGTTGATTTGAGGACATAAACgtgggctttgggaaacactgattgacatttttcaccattttctgacatttcacagacaaaaaaaaacactaatcgattaatcacaaaataataataataaataatggttAGCTGCCCTACTTTAGATGCGGTCGGTTAGTTTAAGTATTTAAAATCATGACctgcagatagatagatagatagatcccattgtatacattatacattatgtaTTGTATACAATGGGGTTaatattgtaaaatatataataaaatacacaaagtgcataattattattgtaataaagATAGTGGTGATGATAATGtgtgaattattattatatataataagtaatgCTTTTGTATATTTAATAGTTATAGTAATAATGACAGTAGGTTGTGAATGTACCTGGGTTCATATGTTCAGAGTTTtaattgcttttctctttgtggAGAAGTGAATCAAAGTGCTGTATTGTTTGACTTAGCTGTGGAAGCTGTAGATTTATAAAACGTGAGACTTTACAGGtaataaaatcagatttatGATGTAGAACTGCTTCCTTTTGGTGGACAGgttattaaaaagacaaataatacATTATCACAGGAAAGAGAAACACCTGAAACAACGTGTTGGGAAATAAATGAACAGATATCTTTTAGATTCTTTTTAGATTTAGgtctaaatgacaaaatgagcaGCTTTTTATATCTGTAGGAATATTTTGGATATATGGGATAATATTGATGACTCATTTTGAAAGATACTCCTTTAACCTGATCAATAATCCTTCAGATTATTTTCCAGTGCAGATCTCCTCCAGTAGGAAACaacatttctaacatttctTTTTGAACTACAGCACTTATAACAGGGTCATTATTGTCCCCAGCAGGTGGcaaatcacttcctgtcagctgacACTTCCGCCTCGTTTACCTGAAAGGTGAAACCTAACTATGGGGGGGGATTTTCAGGAAGGAGTCTCTTCTTTTCTGCCAGActaacacacatatacaaagcaaaatcaaaaccaaaaatggTGGTGATGTGTCATAATGAAAGTGTAAGTATGAGCCcattcactaacacacacttactctagggattttaaaaaagcaacagattTAACTATTAATCCGGACATTATTGActcgtgtgtatgtgtgtgtgagctcgcTCGGATTGAATTGATTATTCATTGAGTGATATATCGCCCACATGAGGCCTGAGTCTCCATGTTCGTCTTCCT from Pempheris klunzingeri isolate RE-2024b chromosome 19, fPemKlu1.hap1, whole genome shotgun sequence includes:
- the LOC139219282 gene encoding ubiquitin-conjugating enzyme E2 L3-like, coding for MASTKRLNKELDDIRKTGIKNFRSIQVDESNILTWQGLIVPECPPYDKGAFRIELIFPAEYPFKPPKITFKTKIYHPNIDEKGQVCLPIISVENWKPATKTCDVIQSLIKLVNAPQPEHPLRADLAEEYSKDRAKFMKNADEFTKKHSEKRPVD